A portion of the Bdellovibrio bacteriovorus genome contains these proteins:
- the lepA gene encoding translation elongation factor 4, which yields MDPKFIRNFSIIAHIDHGKSTLADGLLAATGSLSDREKKEQFLDNMELERERGITIKAQTVCLDFKSKDGNQYQINLIDTPGHVDFSYEVSRSLAACEGAILVVDAAQGVEAQTLANVYLAMENNLEIIPVLNKIDLPSADPEGVAKQIEDTVGLDTTGIIHASAKEKIGITDILEAIVEKVPPPKADRSLTARALIFDSWFDAYQGVVVLVRMVDGVIKKGDKIKFMATDRDYEVLRMGKYKPFPAPQDVLEAGEVGFIICGIKDIRDVKVGDTVTAAKHGAIEPLPGFQKIKPMVFAGIFPVVASEYESLKDALDKLCLNDSSLTFEIEKSAALGFGYRCGFLGLLHMEIVQERLEREFNLDLITTAPTVVYRITKTDGTEMLLENPTGMPEETQIAKFEEPYVKVTLHTPTEYIGGILKLCEDKRGFQLKMEYVTDKKVIIEYKLPMNEMVMDFYDRLKSISKGYASLEYEFMGFEESDLAKLDILINGEPIDALSLIVHKSKAVTRGRKLTEKMKELIPRQQFQIAIQAAIGSKIIARETVGALKKDVTAKCYGGDISRKRKLLEKQKEGKKRMKAIGTVDVPQEAFLAILKVED from the coding sequence ATGGATCCGAAATTTATACGAAACTTTTCTATTATCGCGCACATCGACCACGGTAAATCGACTTTGGCCGATGGACTTCTTGCTGCGACCGGATCCTTATCAGACCGTGAAAAGAAAGAACAATTCCTAGACAATATGGAGCTGGAGCGCGAGCGTGGTATCACCATCAAAGCGCAAACTGTGTGTTTGGATTTTAAATCTAAAGACGGCAATCAATACCAAATCAACCTGATCGATACGCCGGGGCACGTGGACTTTTCTTACGAGGTGTCTCGTTCGTTAGCCGCCTGTGAAGGTGCGATCTTGGTTGTCGATGCGGCCCAGGGGGTTGAGGCGCAGACATTGGCCAATGTTTATTTGGCGATGGAAAATAACTTAGAAATCATTCCGGTTTTAAATAAAATCGATCTTCCATCAGCAGATCCAGAGGGAGTGGCAAAACAAATCGAAGACACCGTGGGCTTAGACACAACGGGGATCATTCACGCATCGGCTAAAGAAAAAATCGGCATCACAGATATCTTGGAAGCCATCGTTGAAAAAGTGCCACCGCCGAAAGCGGATCGATCGCTTACGGCACGTGCGTTGATTTTTGACTCGTGGTTTGATGCTTATCAAGGCGTTGTGGTCCTGGTTCGTATGGTGGATGGAGTCATCAAAAAAGGTGATAAGATCAAGTTCATGGCGACCGACCGTGATTACGAAGTTTTGCGTATGGGTAAATACAAACCTTTCCCGGCGCCTCAAGATGTTCTTGAGGCCGGGGAGGTGGGTTTCATTATTTGCGGTATTAAAGACATCCGTGACGTTAAAGTCGGTGATACGGTGACGGCGGCAAAACACGGTGCGATCGAACCGTTGCCGGGCTTCCAAAAAATCAAGCCGATGGTTTTTGCCGGGATCTTCCCGGTGGTTGCTTCCGAATATGAAAGCTTAAAAGATGCTTTGGATAAACTGTGCTTAAATGACTCATCGCTGACTTTCGAAATTGAAAAATCGGCGGCTTTGGGCTTTGGCTACCGTTGCGGTTTCTTAGGTCTTTTACATATGGAAATCGTCCAAGAACGTTTAGAGCGTGAGTTCAATTTAGATTTGATAACAACAGCGCCCACGGTTGTTTATCGAATTACGAAAACCGATGGCACCGAGATGTTGCTTGAAAATCCAACGGGCATGCCAGAAGAAACTCAAATTGCAAAATTTGAAGAACCTTACGTAAAGGTGACTTTGCATACGCCAACAGAATACATCGGTGGTATCTTAAAACTTTGTGAAGACAAACGTGGATTCCAATTAAAAATGGAATACGTGACGGATAAAAAGGTCATCATTGAATACAAACTTCCGATGAATGAAATGGTGATGGATTTCTATGACCGTTTGAAATCAATCTCTAAGGGATACGCTTCTTTAGAGTATGAATTCATGGGTTTTGAAGAATCTGACTTAGCGAAATTAGATATTTTAATTAACGGTGAGCCCATTGATGCGTTGTCCTTAATTGTGCATAAATCAAAAGCCGTGACTCGTGGACGTAAGTTGACTGAAAAAATGAAAGAGCTCATTCCTCGTCAGCAGTTCCAAATTGCGATTCAGGCGGCCATTGGTTCTAAAATCATCGCCCGTGAGACGGTGGGAGCGTTGAAAAAAGACGTGACCGCGAAGTGTTATGGTGGTGATATTTCCCGTAAGCGTAAACTTTTAGAGAAGCAAAAAGAGGGTAAAAAGCGCATGAAAGCGATCGGAACGGTCGACGTGCCTCAGGAAGCCTTCCTTGCGATTCTTAAAGTCGAAGACTAG
- the lepB gene encoding signal peptidase I: MSEKKDKGGWNFRTKIFWTEGWGSLFLAVFIALFIRWGFIEAYVIPSGSMLPSLLIHDHIFVNKLTYGLRVPFSENWLVKFNEPKRGEVIVFKFPKDMSTFFIKRIVGEPGDKIYYENGTLYINDKPVDKKVPLSTADFAWLRDADFQRDGNINDSRENYVQFAEELPGKNHSILLRKGDIYETYGPVVVPDDHLFVMGDNRMNSSDSRVWGFLPKKNILGRAMFVWLSCEETIPALPFLCNPITIRWGRFFHPVN, encoded by the coding sequence ATGAGTGAGAAAAAAGATAAGGGTGGTTGGAACTTTAGAACCAAAATCTTTTGGACAGAAGGTTGGGGATCTTTATTCCTGGCTGTGTTTATTGCCTTGTTCATTCGTTGGGGATTTATTGAAGCTTACGTAATTCCTTCAGGTTCAATGCTTCCTTCGCTTTTAATTCACGATCATATTTTTGTGAACAAATTGACTTACGGATTGCGAGTTCCTTTTAGCGAAAATTGGTTGGTAAAATTCAACGAACCAAAGCGTGGGGAAGTGATTGTTTTTAAGTTTCCTAAGGACATGAGCACATTCTTTATCAAGCGTATCGTTGGCGAGCCGGGCGATAAGATTTATTATGAAAATGGAACTCTTTACATCAATGACAAGCCTGTCGATAAAAAAGTTCCTTTAAGCACGGCCGATTTTGCGTGGCTTCGCGATGCGGACTTCCAACGTGATGGCAACATCAACGACAGCCGCGAAAACTACGTTCAGTTTGCGGAAGAATTGCCAGGCAAGAATCACTCGATCTTGCTTCGTAAAGGCGACATCTATGAAACTTATGGCCCCGTGGTCGTTCCCGATGATCACCTGTTTGTTATGGGTGACAATCGCATGAACTCCTCAGACAGCCGTGTGTGGGGGTTCTTGCCTAAGAAAAATATCTTAGGTCGTGCCATGTTCGTGTGGCTTTCTTGTGAAGAGACTATTCCGGCATTGCCGTTCTTGTGTAATCCGATCACGATTCGCTGGGGACGATTCTTCCATCCCGTGAACTAG
- the lepB gene encoding signal peptidase I yields MESNQQPQKSLKGTWNQAILTFLFPILLVLTVRWALVEPFVIPSGSMIPNLLIHDHILVKKFAYGLHVPFAEPWLVQWSQPERGEVIVFRYPENPDVYYIKRLIGLPGDLVQVKAGRVTVNDQEFKMTPTTGDDGSFQYYKENNGSKEYTVRFFPDTSGDVQTFEVPQGNYFFMGDNRDQSSDSRVWGFVKNDYIIGNASLIWLSCHSTLPTMSFVCDPSQIRFNRLFKKVQ; encoded by the coding sequence GTGGAATCAAATCAACAACCGCAGAAAAGCTTAAAAGGAACTTGGAATCAGGCGATTCTAACGTTCCTTTTTCCGATTTTGCTGGTGCTAACTGTCCGCTGGGCGTTGGTTGAACCTTTCGTAATTCCTTCAGGAAGCATGATTCCCAATCTTTTGATTCATGATCATATCTTGGTAAAAAAATTCGCTTACGGATTGCATGTGCCTTTTGCTGAACCTTGGCTTGTTCAGTGGTCGCAGCCGGAACGGGGCGAAGTGATTGTTTTTCGTTATCCTGAAAATCCCGATGTCTATTACATCAAACGTCTGATTGGTTTGCCCGGGGACCTTGTGCAAGTGAAGGCGGGACGAGTCACTGTCAATGATCAAGAGTTTAAGATGACCCCGACGACGGGTGACGACGGGTCTTTTCAATATTATAAAGAAAACAACGGATCTAAAGAATACACCGTCAGATTTTTTCCCGACACTTCTGGTGACGTGCAAACCTTTGAAGTGCCCCAAGGAAATTACTTTTTCATGGGGGATAACCGCGATCAATCCAGTGATTCTCGCGTTTGGGGCTTTGTGAAAAATGATTATATCATCGGAAATGCATCGCTGATTTGGCTTTCTTGTCACAGCACTTTGCCGACGATGTCTTTTGTTTGCGATCCGTCACAAATCCGTTTCAATCGACTGTTTAAAAAAGTTCAATAG
- the lepB gene encoding signal peptidase I, with amino-acid sequence MNRWREYLTTLVLAVLFALFVRSFLLTAYKVPTGSMQPTLKSGDFIFSSRLSYGVPMPFSSQRWNEIFPERGDLVVFTYPESPTITYVKRVVALPGDKVQISQGRLSINDQPLEYRLISGEDRDNPNPQLFDIFEEKSESHIRRVIFQKQSEEKDFGPLVVPPGEVFLLGDNRDASDDSRYWGTVPMDRVVGEVVLIWLSLDWQKKWGGDRYPSVRWERVFSSVQ; translated from the coding sequence ATGAATCGTTGGCGGGAGTATTTAACAACATTAGTCCTAGCAGTTCTTTTTGCTCTGTTTGTGCGCAGTTTTTTGCTGACCGCTTATAAAGTGCCGACCGGTTCCATGCAGCCTACTTTAAAATCTGGCGACTTTATTTTTTCTTCGCGACTGTCTTACGGCGTTCCGATGCCCTTTTCATCTCAGCGTTGGAATGAAATATTTCCGGAAAGAGGGGATTTGGTCGTTTTTACTTATCCGGAGTCTCCGACAATCACTTACGTAAAGCGGGTGGTGGCATTGCCGGGGGATAAAGTGCAGATCTCTCAAGGCCGGTTGTCCATCAATGATCAGCCCTTGGAGTACCGCCTTATTTCGGGTGAGGACCGCGATAATCCCAATCCACAGCTTTTTGATATCTTTGAAGAAAAGTCCGAAAGTCATATTCGTCGCGTGATCTTCCAAAAGCAATCTGAAGAGAAAGATTTCGGGCCCCTCGTTGTTCCACCGGGAGAGGTTTTCCTTCTTGGGGACAATCGCGATGCTAGTGACGACTCGCGCTATTGGGGCACGGTTCCGATGGATCGCGTGGTGGGTGAAGTCGTCTTAATTTGGCTCTCGCTGGATTGGCAAAAGAAATGGGGCGGCGATCGTTACCCTTCAGTGCGTTGGGAAAGAGTTTTTTCTTCCGTTCAATAA
- a CDS encoding aspartate carbamoyltransferase catalytic subunit, translated as MSSRNNKSLIDLSSLEKTKIDRLFSVADEISEGRSFGLADAKRGSAIPFEGFGKTGALLFFEASTRTRMSFETACARLGIYPLRLDGKSGSSLEKGETFEDTILNVNAMKPSFLVIRCGDELDFHDIAKKINTPILNAGWGKRGHPTQALLDAYTIRKHLGTCEEQKVLIVGDVRHSRVAASHFELSKKLGYEVALCGPKEFLPEHSQVKVFSSLKEGLQWSTAAMALRVQLERHENKYSLADYRRDYGFTKENLKALSSKALIMHPGPINQGTELDSEVLQDPRCQVLDQVSNGVFIRQALIYLTLSEEK; from the coding sequence ATGTCATCTAGAAATAATAAATCTCTCATTGATCTTTCTTCTCTCGAAAAAACAAAAATAGACCGTCTTTTCTCTGTGGCAGACGAGATTTCGGAAGGCCGGAGCTTTGGTTTGGCCGATGCCAAACGCGGCTCTGCTATTCCCTTTGAGGGCTTCGGAAAAACCGGAGCCCTTTTGTTTTTTGAAGCCAGCACGCGCACCCGTATGAGCTTTGAAACGGCCTGCGCGCGATTGGGAATTTACCCTCTGCGCTTGGATGGAAAATCTGGCAGCAGTTTGGAAAAGGGTGAAACCTTCGAAGACACCATCTTGAACGTCAATGCGATGAAGCCGTCATTTCTGGTCATTCGCTGCGGGGATGAGCTTGATTTCCATGATATTGCAAAAAAAATCAACACGCCGATTTTAAATGCCGGCTGGGGTAAGCGCGGTCACCCGACGCAAGCGCTGTTAGATGCTTATACAATTCGCAAGCATCTGGGCACCTGTGAGGAGCAAAAAGTTTTGATTGTGGGCGATGTTCGTCACAGTCGCGTGGCGGCTTCGCACTTTGAATTATCAAAAAAGCTGGGCTATGAGGTGGCGTTGTGCGGACCTAAAGAATTCTTGCCGGAACACTCTCAAGTAAAAGTTTTCAGCTCTTTAAAAGAGGGTTTGCAGTGGTCCACGGCCGCGATGGCGTTGCGAGTGCAGTTAGAGCGTCATGAAAATAAATATTCTTTGGCGGACTATCGTCGTGATTACGGATTTACTAAAGAGAATTTAAAAGCTTTATCATCCAAAGCCCTGATCATGCATCCAGGCCCGATCAATCAAGGGACTGAGCTTGACTCAGAAGTTTTGCAAGACCCTCGTTGCCAGGTTTTAGATCAGGTTTCTAACGGCGTCTTCATTCGTCAGGCATTAATTTATCTCACACTTTCGGAGGAAAAATGA
- the carA gene encoding glutamine-hydrolyzing carbamoyl-phosphate synthase small subunit translates to MNKGYLVLESGEVYQGLWNGGHDRAGEVVFNTSHSGYEEIATDPSYFSQIVVMTAPMQGNYGVADEVWESSRIWIEGFICLEVQDTERDQAWKKRLTEAGIPLLSELDTRQLVLRLRSGGTPWGAIVHAKNESEAKQKAAALIAEKKKLDKDWVYLASRKEAEVRRGDNMVGPKVAVLDFGSKENILRELQNRCSEIKIFNSRSSVQEIMDYKPDGVMLTNGPGDPADVKVAIGTVRELLGVKPIFGICMGHQVLALALGAKTYKLKFGHRGSNHPIRDTVLNQIYMTSQNHGYAVEQESLPPDVQVTHVNLNDGTVAGFYSDKKKCLGIQYHPESCPGPHEASGLFSYFIERMI, encoded by the coding sequence ATGAACAAAGGCTATCTGGTTTTAGAAAGCGGAGAAGTTTATCAAGGCCTTTGGAATGGGGGCCACGATCGCGCCGGTGAGGTTGTTTTTAACACCTCTCACTCCGGTTACGAAGAAATCGCGACCGATCCTTCTTATTTTTCACAAATTGTGGTGATGACCGCCCCCATGCAAGGGAACTATGGGGTTGCTGATGAAGTTTGGGAATCGAGCCGAATCTGGATTGAGGGCTTTATTTGTCTTGAAGTGCAAGACACCGAGCGCGATCAGGCTTGGAAAAAAAGACTGACGGAGGCCGGGATTCCACTTCTTTCGGAACTCGACACGCGCCAACTGGTTTTGCGCTTACGCTCTGGGGGAACTCCTTGGGGAGCGATCGTGCACGCCAAGAATGAATCGGAAGCAAAACAAAAGGCCGCCGCATTAATAGCGGAAAAGAAAAAATTAGATAAAGATTGGGTTTACTTGGCCTCGCGCAAAGAAGCCGAAGTCCGCCGTGGAGATAATATGGTGGGCCCGAAAGTGGCGGTGCTTGATTTCGGCAGCAAAGAAAACATCTTGCGTGAGCTGCAAAACCGTTGCTCGGAAATTAAGATTTTCAACAGCCGCTCTTCGGTTCAGGAAATCATGGATTATAAGCCTGACGGCGTCATGTTGACAAATGGGCCCGGGGACCCGGCGGATGTGAAGGTGGCTATTGGAACTGTTCGTGAACTTTTAGGTGTTAAGCCCATTTTTGGGATTTGCATGGGCCATCAGGTTTTAGCCCTGGCATTAGGAGCTAAAACCTATAAGTTGAAGTTCGGTCACCGGGGCAGCAATCATCCGATTCGCGACACCGTGCTTAATCAGATTTATATGACCAGTCAGAACCACGGTTATGCAGTTGAACAGGAAAGTCTTCCTCCGGACGTCCAGGTCACGCACGTGAACCTAAATGATGGCACTGTGGCAGGTTTTTATAGTGATAAAAAGAAATGTTTGGGAATACAATATCATCCGGAAAGTTGTCCTGGACCGCATGAAGCGTCCGGACTGTTTAGCTATTTTATAGAGCGGATGATATGA
- the carB gene encoding carbamoyl-phosphate synthase large subunit has product MPRKSNIKKVLIIGSGPIVIGQACEFDYSGTQACKALMREGLEVILVNSNPATIMTDPEVATRVYVEPLKVDYLEKIIEKEKPDAVIPTLGGQTALNLALDLYAKGILQKHKVQLLGATPQVIKAGEDREIFRGLLDKIGAKYPKSHMVRTFEHGLQVAEELGYPIVLRPNYTLGGGGGGIAYSPEEYQKMLVGGLHESPTSEVLVEESILGWKEYELEVMRDYQGTFVVVCSIENLDPCGVHTGDSITVAPQQTLSDREYQAMRDEACKIINEVGIQTGGANIQFAVHPKTGERVVIEMNPRVSRSSALASKATGFPIAKIAALLAIGYSLDELQNDITKVTPSCYEPALDYVVTKIPRFAFEKFQGSKDTLTTQMKSVGEVMGIGRTLQESLMKALASLEANPQAIPEVELEVGKISYPNSLRIYQLFQAFREGKTVAEIEELTGIIPYFLEQIEGLIKFENKFKRDFTPEAIDLMLTAKRKGFTDARLGALMGKTEKEIREFREKHQILPRYQQVDTCAGEFESSTPYFYSSYWPTVSASVNAPNAVVIIGSGPNRIGQGIEFDYSCVRGVKGFQKNGSKVIMVNSNPETVSTDYDTSDVLFFEPLTVESLIEVMRFMKPKGFVAQLGGQTPINAAPELVKAGFHLLGSSLETIDLAEDRGLFSKICKELNFAIPNSAMAGSLMDALNFEENVGYPMICRPSYVLGGRRMEVIENRDELMSYFQRHKDYISKERPCLMDQFLAGALEVDVDLVRGEDWTVIGGVVEHIEAAGVHSGDSMGVLPPQRLKPETCQRIEDLSKQLANRIGVIGHLNLQLAVLNDVVYMLEANPRSSRSVPFVAKATAIPLIDLGVAAMLGKKAKDLKLDGLQWRKTEHVSVKGVVFPFKKFPEADSLLGPEMKSTGESMGRGNNYSEALSKAFLSSNIKLPRTGQVFFSLRDKDKESMLTLAKELQRMGYGVSATTGTASFFNDRGVNCMSLKKVDEGRPHCVDKIRSGEVAFVINTTSGRRAIEASFDIRRACTDYNIPCLTESDAAEAFVLALQNQKNESSNVESLMAMEEF; this is encoded by the coding sequence ATGCCACGCAAGTCCAATATTAAGAAGGTTTTGATCATCGGTTCAGGACCGATTGTAATTGGGCAAGCGTGTGAATTTGATTACTCTGGGACGCAAGCTTGTAAAGCCTTGATGCGCGAAGGTTTGGAAGTGATCTTAGTCAATTCCAATCCGGCGACCATCATGACCGATCCTGAAGTGGCGACCCGAGTTTACGTCGAGCCACTGAAAGTCGACTATTTAGAAAAAATCATCGAAAAAGAAAAGCCCGATGCGGTGATCCCTACATTAGGTGGTCAAACGGCTTTAAATCTGGCTCTTGATCTTTACGCCAAAGGCATTCTGCAAAAGCATAAAGTTCAACTTTTAGGTGCGACCCCGCAGGTGATCAAGGCCGGAGAAGACCGCGAAATTTTCCGCGGCTTGCTGGATAAGATCGGCGCGAAATATCCTAAGAGTCATATGGTTCGTACCTTCGAACATGGCCTTCAGGTGGCTGAAGAACTAGGGTATCCGATTGTCCTTCGTCCAAACTACACCTTAGGCGGCGGCGGGGGCGGTATCGCCTACTCTCCCGAAGAGTATCAAAAAATGTTAGTCGGGGGTCTTCATGAAAGTCCGACCTCTGAAGTTTTGGTTGAAGAAAGTATTTTAGGTTGGAAAGAATACGAACTTGAAGTCATGCGCGACTATCAAGGTACCTTCGTGGTGGTGTGTTCGATTGAAAACCTGGATCCATGTGGTGTGCACACGGGCGATAGCATCACCGTCGCTCCACAACAAACTCTCAGCGATCGCGAATATCAAGCGATGCGCGATGAAGCTTGTAAGATCATCAACGAAGTCGGTATTCAAACAGGGGGCGCAAACATCCAGTTCGCAGTTCACCCCAAGACGGGTGAACGCGTGGTTATTGAGATGAATCCACGGGTCAGTCGTTCGTCGGCACTGGCAAGTAAGGCGACGGGATTCCCGATTGCTAAAATCGCCGCTTTACTGGCGATTGGTTACAGTCTTGATGAATTACAAAATGACATCACAAAGGTCACGCCATCTTGTTATGAGCCTGCGCTGGACTATGTGGTTACAAAAATCCCACGCTTTGCTTTTGAAAAATTCCAAGGTTCGAAAGACACCCTAACCACCCAAATGAAAAGTGTGGGCGAAGTGATGGGTATTGGCAGGACCCTCCAAGAATCTTTAATGAAAGCTTTGGCCAGTTTAGAAGCAAACCCTCAGGCTATTCCCGAAGTGGAATTAGAGGTCGGCAAGATTTCTTACCCGAACAGTCTGCGCATTTATCAACTATTCCAAGCCTTCCGTGAAGGTAAGACTGTCGCCGAAATCGAAGAACTGACCGGCATCATTCCTTACTTCTTAGAGCAAATTGAAGGCCTGATTAAATTTGAAAATAAATTTAAGCGCGACTTCACGCCCGAAGCTATTGACCTTATGTTGACGGCAAAGCGCAAAGGTTTCACGGACGCGCGTTTGGGCGCCTTAATGGGAAAAACTGAAAAAGAAATACGCGAGTTCCGCGAAAAACATCAGATCCTACCTCGCTACCAACAAGTGGACACGTGTGCGGGTGAGTTTGAATCTTCAACACCGTATTTTTATTCCTCCTATTGGCCGACGGTTTCTGCCTCGGTAAACGCGCCGAATGCGGTGGTGATTATTGGCAGTGGTCCGAATCGCATCGGTCAAGGAATTGAATTTGATTACTCTTGCGTGCGTGGGGTTAAGGGTTTCCAAAAAAATGGCAGCAAAGTCATTATGGTAAACTCAAATCCCGAAACTGTTTCTACCGACTATGACACCTCGGATGTTCTTTTCTTTGAGCCTTTGACGGTGGAAAGCTTAATTGAAGTCATGCGCTTCATGAAGCCAAAAGGTTTTGTTGCCCAATTGGGGGGACAAACTCCGATCAATGCAGCCCCTGAGTTAGTCAAAGCCGGTTTTCATCTTTTAGGTTCTTCACTTGAAACGATTGATTTAGCCGAAGATCGCGGATTGTTTTCAAAGATCTGTAAAGAGCTCAACTTCGCCATTCCCAATTCGGCTATGGCGGGCAGTCTGATGGACGCCTTAAATTTCGAAGAAAATGTCGGTTACCCGATGATTTGTCGCCCCAGCTACGTTTTGGGTGGACGCCGTATGGAAGTCATTGAAAACCGCGATGAATTAATGTCTTATTTCCAACGTCATAAAGACTATATCTCCAAAGAGCGTCCGTGTTTAATGGATCAATTCTTGGCCGGCGCTTTAGAAGTCGATGTGGATTTAGTGCGCGGTGAAGATTGGACTGTTATCGGTGGGGTGGTTGAGCATATTGAAGCCGCGGGGGTTCACTCCGGAGATTCGATGGGTGTTTTACCTCCACAACGTCTTAAGCCAGAAACTTGCCAGCGCATTGAGGACTTAAGTAAACAACTAGCAAATCGTATCGGCGTGATTGGGCATTTGAATTTGCAACTGGCCGTTTTAAATGATGTTGTTTACATGCTCGAAGCCAACCCTCGCAGTTCACGCTCGGTCCCATTTGTGGCAAAGGCCACAGCCATTCCGTTGATTGATTTGGGTGTGGCCGCGATGTTGGGCAAAAAGGCGAAAGATTTGAAATTAGATGGTTTGCAATGGCGTAAAACTGAGCACGTTTCTGTTAAAGGCGTTGTCTTCCCGTTTAAAAAATTTCCTGAAGCAGATTCTTTACTAGGCCCAGAAATGAAATCAACCGGTGAAAGCATGGGACGCGGAAATAACTATTCCGAAGCTCTGTCGAAGGCATTCCTTTCAAGTAACATAAAACTTCCAAGAACCGGCCAGGTGTTTTTCTCTTTAAGAGATAAAGACAAAGAGAGCATGCTCACTTTAGCTAAAGAACTTCAGCGCATGGGCTATGGCGTTTCGGCGACGACGGGAACGGCGAGTTTCTTTAACGATCGGGGTGTGAACTGCATGTCTTTAAAGAAAGTCGATGAGGGGCGCCCTCATTGTGTGGATAAGATCCGCTCTGGCGAAGTGGCATTTGTGATTAATACGACATCGGGTCGTCGTGCGATTGAGGCGAGTTTTGATATCCGTCGCGCTTGTACGGATTACAACATCCCTTGTCTGACTGAAAGTGACGCAGCTGAAGCCTTTGTTCTTGCTTTGCAAAATCAAAAGAATGAATCATCAAATGTTGAGTCATTGATGGCGATGGAGGAGTTTTGA